The following coding sequences lie in one Halorarum halophilum genomic window:
- a CDS encoding DUF5815 family protein, whose product MAQPRVPGGGGEEFELPCGETARVREFDMGMREFECDCGATHAVVTDVNPPDRFLPEFLVSLLRDTVETTSEEMPEFGTPHLLGIVLEEFPEAVVAEDVSEDQDVGYTMLWVTEFDSRRLHEIIVELVIELMEHAVSHSDDESAMTEFEEQMLAFDVSEFVEQYRSERDLDADDVYV is encoded by the coding sequence ATGGCACAACCGCGCGTCCCCGGCGGCGGGGGCGAGGAGTTCGAGCTCCCGTGCGGGGAGACCGCCCGGGTCCGCGAGTTCGACATGGGGATGCGGGAGTTCGAGTGCGACTGCGGGGCGACCCACGCCGTCGTCACCGACGTGAACCCCCCGGACCGCTTCCTCCCCGAGTTCCTCGTCTCGCTACTCCGGGACACCGTCGAGACGACGAGCGAGGAGATGCCGGAGTTCGGCACCCCGCACCTGCTTGGCATCGTGCTGGAGGAGTTCCCCGAGGCGGTCGTCGCGGAGGACGTGAGCGAGGACCAGGACGTCGGCTACACGATGCTGTGGGTGACGGAGTTCGACTCCCGGCGCCTCCACGAGATCATCGTCGAACTGGTGATCGAACTGATGGAGCACGCGGTCTCCCACAGCGACGACGAGAGCGCGATGACGGAGTTCGAGGAGCAGATGCTCGCGTTCGACGTGAGCGAGTTCGTCGAGCAGTACCGGTCGGAACGCGACCTCGACGCCGACGACGTGTACGTCTGA
- a CDS encoding NAD(P)/FAD-dependent oxidoreductase, whose protein sequence is MIAIVGGGIAGLSAAYRLRERGHDVRVFEAGGPDALGGLARTYATAGDDLEQFYHHLSKSEETIVELAEELGVGDDLEWLVGKNAYYVDGVVHPMDTPWEILAFPHWSVYDKFRLGMLTLDIDVRGGVPSFDTYENLEDFEHQSAVDFAKEHTTENVYETFFDPLLDAKFGSRKDEVSAAWLLGRIKFRGERDLLRGEILGYFDGGFRVLLDALVDAVGRENIETNARVTRLATEDGAVSEITVESEGEGTGAGTETRVESVDDVVVATMPNVLEDLTGYACEIDFQGAVCAVVTMEESLTDIYWLNVADEAPFGALIEHTNFVPPERYGGDHLLYVASYVQSPDEWLWDATDGEIEERWLAGIEDLFPAFDPDGVSDFRLARAPRAAPIYEQGYLDLVVPYDLGDEVTEGLYYAGMASRAQYPERSLNGGVVAGYEVADRIDGARTRRSAGAEQDGEVLATEGDR, encoded by the coding sequence ATGATCGCCATCGTCGGCGGCGGGATCGCGGGGCTGTCAGCCGCCTATCGACTCCGGGAGCGCGGCCACGACGTCCGCGTGTTCGAGGCGGGCGGGCCGGACGCGCTGGGCGGACTCGCCCGGACGTACGCCACCGCCGGCGACGACCTCGAACAGTTCTACCACCACCTCTCGAAGTCCGAGGAGACCATCGTCGAACTCGCGGAGGAACTGGGCGTCGGCGACGACCTGGAGTGGCTCGTCGGGAAGAACGCCTACTACGTCGATGGCGTCGTCCACCCGATGGACACGCCCTGGGAGATCCTCGCGTTCCCCCACTGGAGCGTCTACGACAAGTTCCGGCTGGGCATGCTCACCCTCGACATCGACGTGCGGGGCGGCGTTCCCTCGTTCGACACCTACGAGAACCTGGAGGACTTCGAGCACCAGTCGGCCGTCGACTTCGCGAAGGAGCACACGACCGAGAACGTGTACGAGACGTTCTTCGACCCGCTGCTCGACGCGAAGTTCGGCTCCAGGAAGGACGAGGTGAGCGCCGCGTGGCTGCTCGGGCGCATCAAGTTCCGCGGCGAGCGCGACCTGTTGCGCGGGGAGATCCTCGGCTACTTCGACGGCGGCTTCCGGGTCCTGCTCGACGCGCTCGTCGACGCCGTGGGGCGGGAGAACATCGAGACGAACGCCCGGGTCACCCGGTTGGCCACCGAGGACGGCGCCGTCTCGGAGATCACGGTCGAATCGGAGGGCGAGGGCACCGGAGCGGGGACCGAGACGAGGGTCGAGTCGGTCGACGACGTGGTCGTCGCGACGATGCCGAACGTGCTGGAGGACCTCACCGGCTACGCCTGCGAGATCGACTTCCAGGGCGCGGTGTGCGCGGTCGTGACGATGGAGGAGTCGCTGACGGACATCTACTGGCTCAACGTCGCCGACGAGGCGCCGTTCGGCGCGCTCATCGAGCACACGAACTTCGTCCCACCCGAGCGCTACGGCGGCGACCACCTGCTGTACGTCGCCAGCTACGTCCAGTCGCCCGACGAGTGGCTCTGGGACGCGACCGACGGGGAGATCGAGGAGCGCTGGCTCGCCGGCATCGAGGACCTGTTCCCGGCGTTCGACCCGGACGGCGTCTCCGACTTCAGGCTCGCCCGCGCTCCGCGCGCGGCGCCGATCTACGAGCAGGGCTACCTCGACCTGGTCGTCCCGTACGACCTCGGCGACGAGGTGACCGAGGGGCTCTACTACGCAGGCATGGCCTCCCGCGCGCAGTACCCCGAGCGGAGCCTGAATGGCGGCGTCGTCGCCGGCTACGAGGTCGCCGACCGCATCGACGGGGCGCGCACTCGCCGTTCGGCTGGGGCCGAACAGGACGGCGAGGTGCTCGCGACCGAGGGCGACCGGTAA